One Engystomops pustulosus chromosome 7, aEngPut4.maternal, whole genome shotgun sequence DNA window includes the following coding sequences:
- the LOC140069010 gene encoding uncharacterized protein: MDLKQEAKMFLEFSKSLDIFSSISPPLGETPLVSSCAAPKGTGLSSMRYKTELCNRYAESGFCAYRNRCQFAHGLSDLRPPFQHPKYKTELCRSFHMLGNCSYGPRCLFIHGHSERREVPDTIRLRQRRPSPFYSKKQCRLWRSPAGCPYGSNCLFQHPGAVRDVCRHYAALGVCPYGVHCLFKHTPPPDRWGAGSHAGSGSLSPTESDTEAGNDAFCESSANNAFNFSSLLLPLALRLQILGEEEDMAVTSLTQDDNSQDTLGL; the protein is encoded by the coding sequence ATGTTCCTGGAGTTCTCCAAGAGTCTGGATATCTTCTCTTCCATCAGTCCACCTTTGGGTGAAACCCCGCTAGTTTCCTCCTGTGCCGCACCCAAGGGCACCGGACTCTCCTCCATGCGTTACAAGACTGAGCTATGTAATAGATATGCGGAGAGCGGCTTCTGCGCGTACAGAAACCGCTGCCAATTTGCGCACGGCCTCAGCGATCTCCGTCCGCCCTTCCAGCACCCAAAATACAAGACTGAACTGTGTCGTTCATTCCATATGCTAGGAAACTGTAGCTACGGTCCTCGCTGCCTGTTCATACACGGCCATAGTGAGAGGAGGGAAGTACCGGATACCATCCGTCTCAGACAGCGGCGGCCGTCGCCTTTCTATAGCAAGAAGCAATGCCGACTGTGGCGCTCACCCGCAGGCTGCCCCTATGGATCAAACTGTCTCTTCCAGCACCCGGGTGCTGTACGTGATGTATGCCGCCATTATGCTGCTCTTGGTGTGTGCCCATATGGCGTCCACTGTCTGTTTAAGCACACCCCACCTCCAGACCGCTGGGGAGCGGGAAGTCATGCTGGAAGTGGGTCGCTTTCCCCTACAGAATCGGACACAGAAGCTGGGAATGACGCTTTCTGTGAATCCTCCGCTAACAACGCTTTTAACTTTTCGAGTCTGCTCCTGCCACTTGCACTGAGGCTTCAGATCCTGGGAGAAGAGGAGGACATGGCTGTGACCAGCCTGACACAAGATGACAACTCCCAGGACACGCTGGGTTTATGA
- the TAF6L gene encoding TAF6-like RNA polymerase II p300/CBP-associated factor-associated factor 65 kDa subunit 6L isoform X1, with protein sequence MSALSAHPQMPIDQLHGGGECGLRSERSHSPVTPTRVGMSHMEDRRYVELCQDSVRLSAESVGLEISDEVAALLAEDVCYRLREITQLSAQSLRHSRRRRLTVEDFNRALRWSNVEPIYGHGSPDPVSFRSVRDGECHCAEDRDINLVELALATNIPKGTAETAVRVHVSYLDSKGNVEPQGTVPAAVSMLTDDLLKYYQRVTRAVLGDDLHLMKVALQDLQTNSKIAALLPYFVYVVSGVKSVSHDLEQLSRLLQLVRSLLTNPYLYLGSYGCSLMQSVLYCVTEPLAASINPLNDHWTLRDYGAGLLSCIWTHRDLEGSLYTQVLQSLQKVLGDPVRPLCSHYGAVVGLHALGWKAVEQVLYPLLPTYWSGLQTVLDDHSMSNAQVKADGHKVYGAILVAVERLLKMKAKYGEKDAEPSPHDFYSTLPPAPAVSLLEMYNELYCFFGDSLAVRFGTGGTPPLPGTTSRGQQEPKKECAVDGARKMPQLTAHGEEELTNPGRQPQRPPQISLASASSRPRGTSRQGQRGQGVRDAFQRSRLAPRGSPRFTFLIGGRQAGRGGNGRRFQSIFQQHTGPTATASRYAQKLPMIGRMTKSGRKGSQAELSLYLPL encoded by the exons ATGAGCGCACTCTCCGCCCACCCGCAAATGCCGATTGACCAGTTACACGGCGGCGGGGAATGTGGACTCCGTAGTGAGCGCTCCCACTCCCCGGTGACGCCGACTCG TGTTGGGATGTCTCACATGGAGGATCGGCGCTATGTGGAGCTGTGTCAAGACTCGGTCCGCCTGTCTGCAGAGAGTGTGGGGCTGGAGATCTCCGATGAAGTGGCCGCTCTGCTGGCTGAGGACGTATGTTACCGACTCCGGGAGATCACACAG TTAAGTGCACAATCTCTGCGGCACTCTCGCAGGCGAAGACTTACCGTGGAGGACTTCAACAGAGCATTGCGCTGGAGCAATGTAGAG CCGATCTACGGTCATGGATCCCCGGACCCGGTGTCGTTCCGAAGTGTTAGAGATGGGGAATGTCATTGTGCTGAGGACCGGGATATAAATCTGGTGGAGCTGGCATTAGCCACAAATATTCCTAAAGGAACCGCAGAGACTGCAGTAAGAG ttcatGTATCCTATCTGGACAGTAAAGGAAACGTGGAACCACAGGGGACAG TTCCTGCTGCCGTCTCAATGCTGACAGATGACCTGTTGAAGTATTATCAGCGCGTGACCAGAGCCGTGCTAGGGGATGATTTGCATCTTATGAAG GTGGCACTTCAAGATCTACAAACAAACTCGAAGATTGCCGCATTGTTACcttactttgtgtatgttgtgagtGGG GTTAAGTCAGTGAGTCACGATCTGGAGCAGCTGAGTCGCCTCTTGCAGTTAGTGCGGTCTCTCCTGACAAATCCCTATCTGTATTTGGGAAGTTACGGGTGCAGCCTCATGCAgagtgtattgtactgtgtgacaGAGCCGCTTGCTGCCTCCATAAACCCCCTTAATGATCACTGGACGTTGCGAGACTACGGAGCAGGGCTACTGAGTTGCATCTG GACACATCGGGATTTGGAAGGATCACTGTACACACAGGTTTTACAGTCTCTACAGAAAGTTTTGGGAGACCCTGTCCGCCCCCTCTGCTCCCATTACGGCGCTGTGGTTGGTCTCCATGCTCTAGGCTGGAAG GCGGTGGAACAGGTGTTGTATCCTTTGCTTCCGACTTACTGGAGTGGACTGCAAACAGTGTTAGATGATCACTCCATGTCCAATGCACAGGTCAAGGCGGATGGTCATAAGGTGTATGGTGCCATTCTG GTTGCTGTGGAACGCCTCCTGAAAATGAAAGCGAAATACGGTGAGAAAGATGCTGAGCCTTCTCCCCATGATTTTTATTCCACACTCCCGCCTGCTCCTGCGGTGTCTCTGCTGGAGATGTACAATGAGCTGTATTGCTTCTTTGGAGACAGCTTAGCTGTTCGCTTTGGCACTGGAGGAACCCCACCATTACCAGGGACGACTTCTAGAGGACAACAGGAGCCAAAAAAGGAATGTGCAGTGGACGGGGCAAGGAAAATGCCACAGCTGACGGCTCACGGGGAGGAAGAACTGACCAATCCAGGCAGACAACCTCAGCGACCGCCTCAGATATCTTTAGCATCGGCGTCATCGCGCCCACGTGGAACGTCACGGCAAGGACAGAGGGGGCAGGGAGTGAGAGATGCTTTCCAGAGGAGTAGACTGGCACCACGTGGTTCCCCTCGCTTTACCTTCCTCATAGGAGGTAGACAGGCGGGTCGTGGAGGCAATGGACGGAGGTTTCAGAGTAtcttccagcagcacactggcccTACAGCCACAGCTAGTCGCTATGCTCAAAAGTTACCGATGATCGGACGAATGACTAAGTCTGGACGCAAAGGATCCCAAGCAGAACTGTCACTTTATTTACCGCTGTGA
- the TAF6L gene encoding TAF6-like RNA polymerase II p300/CBP-associated factor-associated factor 65 kDa subunit 6L isoform X2 — MPGGKHSVTSHVHLLVHVGMSHMEDRRYVELCQDSVRLSAESVGLEISDEVAALLAEDVCYRLREITQLSAQSLRHSRRRRLTVEDFNRALRWSNVEPIYGHGSPDPVSFRSVRDGECHCAEDRDINLVELALATNIPKGTAETAVRVHVSYLDSKGNVEPQGTVPAAVSMLTDDLLKYYQRVTRAVLGDDLHLMKVALQDLQTNSKIAALLPYFVYVVSGVKSVSHDLEQLSRLLQLVRSLLTNPYLYLGSYGCSLMQSVLYCVTEPLAASINPLNDHWTLRDYGAGLLSCIWTHRDLEGSLYTQVLQSLQKVLGDPVRPLCSHYGAVVGLHALGWKAVEQVLYPLLPTYWSGLQTVLDDHSMSNAQVKADGHKVYGAILVAVERLLKMKAKYGEKDAEPSPHDFYSTLPPAPAVSLLEMYNELYCFFGDSLAVRFGTGGTPPLPGTTSRGQQEPKKECAVDGARKMPQLTAHGEEELTNPGRQPQRPPQISLASASSRPRGTSRQGQRGQGVRDAFQRSRLAPRGSPRFTFLIGGRQAGRGGNGRRFQSIFQQHTGPTATASRYAQKLPMIGRMTKSGRKGSQAELSLYLPL; from the exons ATGCCGGGAGGGAAACACAGCGTGACGTCACACGTCCACTTACTAGTGCA TGTTGGGATGTCTCACATGGAGGATCGGCGCTATGTGGAGCTGTGTCAAGACTCGGTCCGCCTGTCTGCAGAGAGTGTGGGGCTGGAGATCTCCGATGAAGTGGCCGCTCTGCTGGCTGAGGACGTATGTTACCGACTCCGGGAGATCACACAG TTAAGTGCACAATCTCTGCGGCACTCTCGCAGGCGAAGACTTACCGTGGAGGACTTCAACAGAGCATTGCGCTGGAGCAATGTAGAG CCGATCTACGGTCATGGATCCCCGGACCCGGTGTCGTTCCGAAGTGTTAGAGATGGGGAATGTCATTGTGCTGAGGACCGGGATATAAATCTGGTGGAGCTGGCATTAGCCACAAATATTCCTAAAGGAACCGCAGAGACTGCAGTAAGAG ttcatGTATCCTATCTGGACAGTAAAGGAAACGTGGAACCACAGGGGACAG TTCCTGCTGCCGTCTCAATGCTGACAGATGACCTGTTGAAGTATTATCAGCGCGTGACCAGAGCCGTGCTAGGGGATGATTTGCATCTTATGAAG GTGGCACTTCAAGATCTACAAACAAACTCGAAGATTGCCGCATTGTTACcttactttgtgtatgttgtgagtGGG GTTAAGTCAGTGAGTCACGATCTGGAGCAGCTGAGTCGCCTCTTGCAGTTAGTGCGGTCTCTCCTGACAAATCCCTATCTGTATTTGGGAAGTTACGGGTGCAGCCTCATGCAgagtgtattgtactgtgtgacaGAGCCGCTTGCTGCCTCCATAAACCCCCTTAATGATCACTGGACGTTGCGAGACTACGGAGCAGGGCTACTGAGTTGCATCTG GACACATCGGGATTTGGAAGGATCACTGTACACACAGGTTTTACAGTCTCTACAGAAAGTTTTGGGAGACCCTGTCCGCCCCCTCTGCTCCCATTACGGCGCTGTGGTTGGTCTCCATGCTCTAGGCTGGAAG GCGGTGGAACAGGTGTTGTATCCTTTGCTTCCGACTTACTGGAGTGGACTGCAAACAGTGTTAGATGATCACTCCATGTCCAATGCACAGGTCAAGGCGGATGGTCATAAGGTGTATGGTGCCATTCTG GTTGCTGTGGAACGCCTCCTGAAAATGAAAGCGAAATACGGTGAGAAAGATGCTGAGCCTTCTCCCCATGATTTTTATTCCACACTCCCGCCTGCTCCTGCGGTGTCTCTGCTGGAGATGTACAATGAGCTGTATTGCTTCTTTGGAGACAGCTTAGCTGTTCGCTTTGGCACTGGAGGAACCCCACCATTACCAGGGACGACTTCTAGAGGACAACAGGAGCCAAAAAAGGAATGTGCAGTGGACGGGGCAAGGAAAATGCCACAGCTGACGGCTCACGGGGAGGAAGAACTGACCAATCCAGGCAGACAACCTCAGCGACCGCCTCAGATATCTTTAGCATCGGCGTCATCGCGCCCACGTGGAACGTCACGGCAAGGACAGAGGGGGCAGGGAGTGAGAGATGCTTTCCAGAGGAGTAGACTGGCACCACGTGGTTCCCCTCGCTTTACCTTCCTCATAGGAGGTAGACAGGCGGGTCGTGGAGGCAATGGACGGAGGTTTCAGAGTAtcttccagcagcacactggcccTACAGCCACAGCTAGTCGCTATGCTCAAAAGTTACCGATGATCGGACGAATGACTAAGTCTGGACGCAAAGGATCCCAAGCAGAACTGTCACTTTATTTACCGCTGTGA
- the TAF6L gene encoding TAF6-like RNA polymerase II p300/CBP-associated factor-associated factor 65 kDa subunit 6L isoform X3, with translation MSHMEDRRYVELCQDSVRLSAESVGLEISDEVAALLAEDVCYRLREITQLSAQSLRHSRRRRLTVEDFNRALRWSNVEPIYGHGSPDPVSFRSVRDGECHCAEDRDINLVELALATNIPKGTAETAVRVHVSYLDSKGNVEPQGTVPAAVSMLTDDLLKYYQRVTRAVLGDDLHLMKVALQDLQTNSKIAALLPYFVYVVSGVKSVSHDLEQLSRLLQLVRSLLTNPYLYLGSYGCSLMQSVLYCVTEPLAASINPLNDHWTLRDYGAGLLSCIWTHRDLEGSLYTQVLQSLQKVLGDPVRPLCSHYGAVVGLHALGWKAVEQVLYPLLPTYWSGLQTVLDDHSMSNAQVKADGHKVYGAILVAVERLLKMKAKYGEKDAEPSPHDFYSTLPPAPAVSLLEMYNELYCFFGDSLAVRFGTGGTPPLPGTTSRGQQEPKKECAVDGARKMPQLTAHGEEELTNPGRQPQRPPQISLASASSRPRGTSRQGQRGQGVRDAFQRSRLAPRGSPRFTFLIGGRQAGRGGNGRRFQSIFQQHTGPTATASRYAQKLPMIGRMTKSGRKGSQAELSLYLPL, from the exons ATGTCTCACATGGAGGATCGGCGCTATGTGGAGCTGTGTCAAGACTCGGTCCGCCTGTCTGCAGAGAGTGTGGGGCTGGAGATCTCCGATGAAGTGGCCGCTCTGCTGGCTGAGGACGTATGTTACCGACTCCGGGAGATCACACAG TTAAGTGCACAATCTCTGCGGCACTCTCGCAGGCGAAGACTTACCGTGGAGGACTTCAACAGAGCATTGCGCTGGAGCAATGTAGAG CCGATCTACGGTCATGGATCCCCGGACCCGGTGTCGTTCCGAAGTGTTAGAGATGGGGAATGTCATTGTGCTGAGGACCGGGATATAAATCTGGTGGAGCTGGCATTAGCCACAAATATTCCTAAAGGAACCGCAGAGACTGCAGTAAGAG ttcatGTATCCTATCTGGACAGTAAAGGAAACGTGGAACCACAGGGGACAG TTCCTGCTGCCGTCTCAATGCTGACAGATGACCTGTTGAAGTATTATCAGCGCGTGACCAGAGCCGTGCTAGGGGATGATTTGCATCTTATGAAG GTGGCACTTCAAGATCTACAAACAAACTCGAAGATTGCCGCATTGTTACcttactttgtgtatgttgtgagtGGG GTTAAGTCAGTGAGTCACGATCTGGAGCAGCTGAGTCGCCTCTTGCAGTTAGTGCGGTCTCTCCTGACAAATCCCTATCTGTATTTGGGAAGTTACGGGTGCAGCCTCATGCAgagtgtattgtactgtgtgacaGAGCCGCTTGCTGCCTCCATAAACCCCCTTAATGATCACTGGACGTTGCGAGACTACGGAGCAGGGCTACTGAGTTGCATCTG GACACATCGGGATTTGGAAGGATCACTGTACACACAGGTTTTACAGTCTCTACAGAAAGTTTTGGGAGACCCTGTCCGCCCCCTCTGCTCCCATTACGGCGCTGTGGTTGGTCTCCATGCTCTAGGCTGGAAG GCGGTGGAACAGGTGTTGTATCCTTTGCTTCCGACTTACTGGAGTGGACTGCAAACAGTGTTAGATGATCACTCCATGTCCAATGCACAGGTCAAGGCGGATGGTCATAAGGTGTATGGTGCCATTCTG GTTGCTGTGGAACGCCTCCTGAAAATGAAAGCGAAATACGGTGAGAAAGATGCTGAGCCTTCTCCCCATGATTTTTATTCCACACTCCCGCCTGCTCCTGCGGTGTCTCTGCTGGAGATGTACAATGAGCTGTATTGCTTCTTTGGAGACAGCTTAGCTGTTCGCTTTGGCACTGGAGGAACCCCACCATTACCAGGGACGACTTCTAGAGGACAACAGGAGCCAAAAAAGGAATGTGCAGTGGACGGGGCAAGGAAAATGCCACAGCTGACGGCTCACGGGGAGGAAGAACTGACCAATCCAGGCAGACAACCTCAGCGACCGCCTCAGATATCTTTAGCATCGGCGTCATCGCGCCCACGTGGAACGTCACGGCAAGGACAGAGGGGGCAGGGAGTGAGAGATGCTTTCCAGAGGAGTAGACTGGCACCACGTGGTTCCCCTCGCTTTACCTTCCTCATAGGAGGTAGACAGGCGGGTCGTGGAGGCAATGGACGGAGGTTTCAGAGTAtcttccagcagcacactggcccTACAGCCACAGCTAGTCGCTATGCTCAAAAGTTACCGATGATCGGACGAATGACTAAGTCTGGACGCAAAGGATCCCAAGCAGAACTGTCACTTTATTTACCGCTGTGA
- the TMEM223 gene encoding transmembrane protein 223: MGLLQFLGNVRAWSLRRPHTLLLTRLFQADAVPRDVLLFQHQRPRFFRLLGIFCVAQAGFWAYLAHFGYTSLRDIKPSSDNPGEEKEIKGGRNMGSPLWRTIFTVSCLSVGSLVMVAGLLFSRRSINAVTLHAGGDRVTIATAGVFGLGSSFSIPLKHISCMAHRSEVPAMIPLKVKGRPLYYLLDKQGQVSNAKLFDLTVGAYRTL; encoded by the exons ATGGGTCTTCTGCAGTTTTTAGGAAATGTTCGGGCCTGGTCCCTCAGGAGACCGCATACCCTCCTCCTCACTCGCCTCTTCCAGGCAGACGCCGTGCCCCGGGATGTGCTGCTCTTCCAGCACCAGAGGCCGCGCTTCTTCCGGCTGCTGGGCATCTTCTGTGTGGCACAGGCCGGGTTCTGGGCATACCTGGCACACTTTGGTTACACGTCATTGCGGGACATAAAACCGAGCAGTGATAATCCCGGGGAAGAGAAGGAAATCAAAGGTGGAAGGAACATGGGCTCCCCCTTGTGGAGGACGATCTTCACCGTCAGCTGCCTGTCAGTAG GTTCCCTGGTGATGGTGGCAGGGCTGCTGTTCTCTCGCCGATCTATTAATGCTGTGACTCTACACGCAGGAGGAGACAGAGTGACTATAGCCACTGCAGGGGTATTTGGCCTCGGTTCATCCTTCAGCATCCCTTTGAAGCACATCTCCTGTATGGCTCACCGTTCAGAGGTTCCCGCTATGATCCCCTTAAAGGTTAAGGGTCGTCCTCTGTACTACTTGTTAGACAAGCAAGGACAGGTTTCCAATGCCAAGCTGTTTGATCTGACTGTCGGAGCTTACCGTACACTATGA
- the WDR74 gene encoding WD repeat-containing protein 74, giving the protein MLLCGTGSGRAEVSSNLSTGLINMATPARNHVWVGTETGILKGINLVKKQANNYTEVSSLTRDQEVNVMCFGDPQETEVLLGCRDGTVRVFNTEKAKFTEFHECRGGEGVFRGIGVLDNAIVTCVESGLLKLWKEGSTENVEVQVGPKVEKMRLCDTQRHKVATGGKENDLKIWDLQRPEEPIFRAKNVMNDWLDLRVPIWIRDLDFIPDSDKVVTCTSYHQVRIYDPCSPKRRPVLETVFDEDPLTALSVTPDGRSVVVGSSHGNMAVIDLRKGRLLCSLKGNAGSVRSIQCHKSMPIVASCGLDRFLRLHSLTDKKLLHKVYLKSRLNCLLLTSRDKWEEEEVTPVAEEVKEEEDEVWDNMETVMDKTGSKKRKEAQEPNVEEVSTENTAKKKKKKAV; this is encoded by the exons ATGCTCCTCTGCGGGACAGGAAGTGGCAGGGCGGAAGTGTCTTCTAATCTCTCTACAGGACTTATAAACATGGCGACGCCTGCACGGAACCACGTGTGGGTCGGTACCGAGACCGGAATTCTTAAGG GTATCAATCTGGTGAAGAAGCAGGCCAATAACTACACGGAGGTCTCCTCTCTGACCCGGGACCAGGAGGTCAACGTTATGTGTTTTGGAGATCCCCAGGAGACTGAA GTGCTGCTGGGCTGCCGAGATGGGACTGTAAGAGTCTTCAACACTGAGAAAGCCAAATTCACTGAATTTCATGAATGTAGAGGAGGAGAGGGTGTGTTCCGGGGAATTGGTGTACTGGACAA TGCAATTGTAACTTGTGTGGAGTCTGGGCTGCTAAAGTTGTGGAAAGAAGGCTCTACTGAAAAT GTGGAGGTGCAGGTTGGCCCCAAAGTAGAGAAAATGCGACTGTGCGATACCCAGCGACACAAAGTAGCAACGGGTGGCAAAGAGAACGACTTAAAAATCTGGGATTTGCAGAGACCAGAAGAGCCAATCTTCAGAGCCAAGAAT GTGATGAATGACTGGCTTGATCTCCGGGTGCCTATATGGATTCGGGACCTTGATTTTATCCCTGATTCGGATAAAGTAGTTACGTGCACAAGTTATCAtcag GTTAGAATATATGATCCCTGCTCCCCAAAAAGACGACCTGTTCTGGAGACTGTATTTGATGAAGATCCATTGACTGCTTTGAGTGTCACACCGGATGGGAG ATCCGTAGTGGTTGGAAGCTCTCATGGTAACATGGCTGTGATTGATCTGAGGAAGG GTCGCCTTTTGTGTAGCCTTAAGGGTAATGCGGGTTCTGTGCGCTCCATCCAGTGCCATAAGTCTATGCCTATTGTGGCATCCTGCGGTTTGGACAGATTCTTGAGACTCCATAGCTTAACTGATAAGAAGCTTTTACATAAG GTATATCTCAAGTCAAGGCTAAACTGTTTACTGTTAACTTCACGTGACAAGTGGGAG GAAGAAGAGGTGACCCCAGTTGCAGAAGAGGTGAAAGAGGAGGAAGATGAGGTCTGGGACAATATGGAAACTGTAATGGACAAAACTGGCTCCAAAAAGAGGAAAGAAGCACAAGAGCCCAATGTAGAGGAAGTGTCTACAGAAAACAcagcaaagaagaagaaaaagaaggcCGTTTAG